Genomic DNA from Deinococcus planocerae:
TCCACCTCGACCACGCCGGGGCGACAGGGACGATTCTGGACCGGGTGCCCGGCGCGCGGGCCTACGTCCACGAGCGCGGGGCGGCGCACCTCTCCCGACCGGGGCGGCTGCTCGCCAGCGCGGCCCAGATCTACGGGGGCGAGATGGACCGCCTGTGGGGCGAGATGCGGCCCGTGGAGCCCGGGCGCCTGACCGTCCTCGCGGGCGGCGAGACGCTGCGGGTCGGGAGGCTGGAGGTGCGCCCGCTGTATACACCGGGCCACGCCGTCCACCACCTCGCCTACCACGCCGGGGACGACCTCTTCGTGGGGGACGTGGGCGGCATCCGGCTCTCGGAGCGGCAGACCCCGCGCGCCCCCACCCCACCGCCCGACATCGACCTTCCGGCGTGGCGGGAAAGCGTCGCCGCCCTGCGGGGGCTGGGCGCCCGCACCCTGCACCTCGCCCACTTCGGCGCGTCCCCCGACTCGGCGGATCACTGGGACGGCCTGCTCGCCTCCCTGGACGTGGACGCCGCCCGGGTCCGCGAGGGGCTGGAGCGCGGCCAGGACGCGGAGGAACTCACCGGGGCCTTCACCCGCGCCCTGCTGGACGAGCTGCGGGGGCAAGACCCCGAGCTGCCGGGGCGCTACGAGTTCGCCTGCCCCCCCTGGATGAGCGTGCAGGGGCTGGTGCGCTACTGGACTCGGGCGGCGGCGCGGGGCCGGGCCACGGGAGACGGGGGCTGATGCGCGTCCTCGTCGTGGGCGGGGGGGGCCGCGAGCACGCCATCGTGGACGCCTGCGCCCGGGCGGGGCACGAGGTCCTGTGCACCCCCGGCAATCCCGGGATCAAGCGGCAGGCCCGCGTCCTCGCCAGCCCCGGCGACCCGGCCTCTCTCGCCGACCTCGCCGCGCGCGAGGGGGCGGAGGTCGTGATCGTGGGGCCCGAGGCGGAGCTCGCCGCCGGGCTGGTAGACGCCTGCCGCGAGCGCGGCGTGCCCGCCTTCGGCCCCACCCGCGCCGCCGCCCGGCTGGAGGGA
This window encodes:
- a CDS encoding MBL fold metallo-hydrolase → MTAPDAAVRTLDLHFQGVPGVIAASVFETGDGLAVVDVGPGSTLPELESGLASLGASLADVRHVFLTHIHLDHAGATGTILDRVPGARAYVHERGAAHLSRPGRLLASAAQIYGGEMDRLWGEMRPVEPGRLTVLAGGETLRVGRLEVRPLYTPGHAVHHLAYHAGDDLFVGDVGGIRLSERQTPRAPTPPPDIDLPAWRESVAALRGLGARTLHLAHFGASPDSADHWDGLLASLDVDAARVREGLERGQDAEELTGAFTRALLDELRGQDPELPGRYEFACPPWMSVQGLVRYWTRAAARGRATGDGG